CCAGGATTTCAAAGAATCAACCAATACAAAAGGAGCACCAAGATAATAAGTTTTGGCCTTTAGATCATAAACTAATCAATGGCCCAAGAAAAACAACACAACCTTTATTTTATCTATAGTTGTTTTAGAAATTGTTTGAACTTAAAAAATTAGATAACATATTTAACTTGTTTCAAATATAAACTTGCGAATttgaattttgtggttatatTGAAGAGAAAAACTGAtttgttagttttgtgtttatgttaaaacaaatagaatttgaattttaaggttttaaggttttaagtgtattgggtttttttagggtttaagagtTTAAAGTCTGAGTTGAATTCTGTGAATACacatataataaatgtattttgGTTTTAACGTGTATGTTTTTAggattgaaaatttaaaactattagatATGAAGTTTACGATTTTAGATTTAAAGATTATGTATGATATAGAGTTTGGATTTAGTGAATATAGGGTTTGGTGTTTAATTTGAAAAAgtttaagtttataattttatatttaagatttgGAGTTTAAgttataaaacattataaagaCTATTAGTGtattagaatttaagatttgtGTTTAGAGTATAGGGTTTAAAaacttgtttagggtttagggatttaaaaagttaaacatAGCGTTTTTAATTATGTGCTATTAAAAATATGCTATCATAGCGTTTCAAAATATACAAACGCTATATAAAATTATGAGGTATGTCAACCATAACAGAAAAGTAAAAAACGCTATCCTCTACTGCTATCAAAACcctttttcttgtagtgagacgtctcttaaataagagatataagagacgtcttttagcttttttagttaaaagctaagagaccgtatcttatattacggTAAAGGACCCAACCTAAGAAACCTGCAATAAACATGCtataagagccggttcttaatttttttagtaaaagttaagagacgagttcttatattccgctaagaaccccactcTAAGAACTCCCCCACccccccaataatcatgctttAAGGAAGAAGACTAAATAGAAATGACAATTCTACCCCTCATTTAaagaaaaactttaaaactgTTAAAACGTGCAGCATGCGAGCTTCGAAGCCGGGTTGGGAATATAAGAGAATAGACTTTATACTTAATCCAACAAGAGTATCATTACAATATTCTAACATATGTACAATAGGCTCATTTAAGAAgataacattatatatgtatgttcCATTCTACTAGCCTGATGATTAATTCTCTAAATAAGATGACAAAATATAGATTTTCCATTCTATAATAATGTAAAATCAAGCTAGATTCGAACATCGTTTGAAATAAGAGAGCTGCTCATTGTGGCTAAACCGAAAACTGCTGGCAACTCCACAGATCCGCGGAATCCAAACCATTGATAGATGTACTAGTTTCCCCACAACCGTAAACAGCctcatgatgatgatggtgttcCTCTGCAAAGACCAACATTTCCTGCCACACCAATTGCAAGTCACTCTCCGTTGACGAACCATGATGGTgattttcttcctcttccttcatCGAGATCATCAAACTAGGACTCTGGATCTCTTCAGAATCCGTGATGATCTCATCATGATGAATACAAGGCTTGATTTTGGGTGTTACTTCGTTGGTATTACACGTGTGGTTTCCGATGTATGTGATGCTGAACATCCTGGGTTCAGACTCTAGCTTCTGCACTTGCTTTGTTGCCTTGCACCCTTGAGTGTATTTGTGTGTGCACCTAAAGTAACTTCTGCAAAACATtaatgaacaaaagaaaaatttagacCAGATGTATATTCCACAATCAATTAAATCCAGACAACATAGATGGTAGATATAAATGCGGTCGATGTATAATAATGCTCCACCAACATGAATATTATACATACGTCTTTTTATATTGGTGATGAATATAAGTGTAAAAATAACCTTGGGAATTTGGCATTAAGAATCTGTTTTTGTCCATATTTCCTCCAAGAAAATGTGTCCTCAAGTACGGTAGACTCTACAGTCCACGTCTCTGATTTCTTCCTGCTCAAAATGTTGGTGAacttataaataaaacatttggcGTTTTATGTAATTATTAGTCTTGGAACCAAAGCTAAATATCTTGTTTGTTTGTGGACCAAGCACATTACTAGATCTTAAATGATCGCCTTCTTTATTAGTATCCaaatcaattgatttatattgtATGACcattataaacaaaatagaaTGACAAAGGATATTATATTAAACTCCATATCACTATGGTAAataagtacaaaaaaaaaagatatactaCCTTATAACCTAGTGGTATTTACTAATACCACAACCCTGTCATAATAAACTTGGATTCAAAACTCTTGCGTGTGTGAATTGTAGTCCGGTAATTGGAGAAATAATATGTAAAGGGATAGAGCTAATTCACTTGTCACTGATTGATTTAAGTCAGAGGCTGTGGAAACTTAACACGGTAACAAAAACTAAGCGTGAGAAGGTGAAACTTACTTTCTCTTGTAGCATCCTCTTTTACCCTTAACTGGTCCCAATCTTTTCTGACTATCGCCAGAATCCTCAAGCTTGCCGTCGTTGTCGCAGGAAGCATTTTGAGAGCCTTCGGCGGCTGTGACGAGATAAGAGGGGGAGATGGGTTCGAAGGAATCAAGAGCAGAGATTGTGTCACTGATAGACCCCAATATTTTCTCCACGAGATCCTTCGCTGGACCCAAATCCGACCCGTCTTGAGAGAGGAGTTGCTGAACCTTAGTGGTCATCTCGTGGCATTGAAGAAGTTGGTCCCTAACTTTTAGCTTTATTGCTTTGTTATTACTAGCAATATCCATTTTGTTGAATCTGAGggagtttttggtggtttttaaTGTTTTCCTCTCTTGGTGTGGGCTATATGATTAAAAGGGAGGAGAAGTGTGTGTGTAAATATAATGGAGAAAAGAAACTTGTAATGATgagatcttttcttttgttggattgctttgatttttttggag
This Brassica napus cultivar Da-Ae chromosome C6, Da-Ae, whole genome shotgun sequence DNA region includes the following protein-coding sequences:
- the LOC106406682 gene encoding probable WRKY transcription factor 70, translated to MDIASNNKAIKLKVRDQLLQCHEMTTKVQQLLSQDGSDLGPAKDLVEKILGSISDTISALDSFEPISPSYLVTAAEGSQNASCDNDGKLEDSGDSQKRLGPVKGKRGCYKRKKKSETWTVESTVLEDTFSWRKYGQKQILNAKFPRSYFRCTHKYTQGCKATKQVQKLESEPRMFSITYIGNHTCNTNEVTPKIKPCIHHDEIITDSEEIQSPSLMISMKEEEENHHHGSSTESDLQLVWQEMLVFAEEHHHHHEAVYGCGETSTSINGLDSADLWSCQQFSV